The following nucleotide sequence is from Borreliella spielmanii.
CGACCATTTTTACTCTTTTTATCAGCTTTTTGTTTGGATTTTTTTTATCTTTTATAGTAAAGAAAAATTATGATATTTTTATAGCAGGAATAGGCATTAATATTTTTTGTTATTTTTTTGTTGATTATTTAATGAAGAGTAATTTTAATTTCATTCCTAGTTTTACTTTAAATTTGTCTGGAAATTTTGAGATTATTGTTTTTATTGTCATTTTTTTCATTTTTTTATTTATTACTGTTTATGTGATAAATTATTCAAGAATTAGAGCAGTTTTTGAATTTATCTCTTCGGGGAATTATGAAGACATTTTGGGCGAAAAAATAAGCAATCGTTTTAAATCTTTTGCAATTTTTGTATCAATTTTCACAGCAAGTCTTGCCGGTTCATTTATTGCGGTAAATCTTAATGCTTATTCTTATAATTTGGGATTAAATAATGGTTGGCTTGCTATTTGCATTCTTTATATTGCATTTTCGAATCCTTTATTAATTTTTCCAATTTCTTTTTTGATAGTTTTTTTTGAATATCAATTTTTTCACACCCAAGAGTATATAAATTCTTATTTTTCTCTTTCTTTTTCATTTTATGTAGCAATAATAATAAATATATTAGTTTCATTGATTAAGAAAAAAGATAAGTCTTAGGTTAAGTTCCGCATCTTGTGTTTTGAATTGTTTTTAGGGTGTTGATTTGCAGATACAATTCTTTTATTTTTTTTCTATTAAAATAATAAAAAGGTATTTGTTTTATTATTTCTAAATTATTTAAAAAAATTATAAATAAAGTGTCGTCATTGAATGCTAATTGGAATGTTGAGGTTAACATTATATTAAATGCCGCATCTTCATTGTTTATAAAATGATAAATACTTTTTTTAAAAAGAGCATCAATTGCTATAAATATATTTTCTTTGAACAATTCTTTACCGCTTTGGAAAAATTTAATTATGTAGTCCATTGAATTTTCAACTTCTCCTATTAAAAAATATGCCCAAGAGATATCTAAAAAGTTTTTTTTATCTTTAAAGTCTATTATTTTTAAGTAATCCTGAGATTTGATAATTGCTTTCTTCCAGTTTTTATTTAAATATTCTAATTCTGAGAGTAAAAGATGAGCATCAACCTGATTTTGATCCATGCTAATTATTTTTTTTAGATTTGCTATGGCTTTGTTATATTTTTTTGAATTTTTTAGCAACATTGATTTTTGGTAAAGTTGTTCTATTGTATACTTACTCGCTTGTTCGTCTGGTTTTAATGTTGATGTTGTTGTGGGGTAAATATTTGTGATCAATCCATAAAAAAGCGCTGTTATTATTGTTTTTTTCATTATATTCCTTCTTTTATTTGTTCGACAATATCTATTAGCAGATTTTTATATCTATTTGTTAATGGGTATAAATTGAGTTCGGTTTTAAACTCGGTTAAATATTTTAGAGCAATAATAGTTGAGTTTTTTATTGATTTTGATGAATTTATCATTTCTGTTAGTTTAAATATTTCTTTTTTTGCTGTAGGTTTTTTGGCATTTTTTATTTGATTAAATTTTGAAATAATTTTTGGTTCATCTTTTTTTTCTTGTAAAAAATAAATTATTGGCAAACTTTTTTTCCCTTCAAGTAAATCGTCTCCGAATTCTTTACCATTAATTTTATTTTTAATGTTTTTAATATCGTCTATTATTTGGAAATAAACACCAAGTTTTAAGAATGTACTGTAAATTTTTTTAGCTTTATCTTCATTATTTGTAAGTATTGCAGCTATAAAGCTAGCCATTCCGAAAAGTGAAGCTGTTTTTAATTCTACTAAAGAAATGTATTCTTTAATGCTTGGAATATATGATTCGTTGTGAAATTTAATATCAATGCCTTGTCCTAAGTGGAGATTTGAAAGAGTTGTAAAAAAATTTTCATAAATCATTAATTTTTGATTTTCTTTTAAATTTGATCTTTCTATTAATTTTGCAGGTAAAAAATAAATTAAATTACCAGTATTTATACTATTGTCTATCCCGTAAATTAAATGTATTGCTGATGCCCCGCGTCTTTTTAGCGAATTGTCTTCAATATCATCAATAATTAAACTTCCAGAATGAGGAAGTTCAAGTAGTAAGCTTAATTTATATATTAATTTAGTGTTTTTTTCTTTTAAACCCAATGCGTATGCTAAAAGGATCATTATCATTGGTCTTATTCGTTTTCCACCTCTGCTAATGATTTCAATTGCCGGTGCTTTAATGTAATCAAGGGTTTTCTTTTTTATTTTAAAAGTAAATTTTAAATCTTTATCTTTGAATAAATTTATAAAATTAGTTGTTGAAAAGATGTTGTTAATATTTTTTTCAATATTTTTTAAAAATAGTTTATTTTGCATAATAAGAATTATAATGAAAAAGTATAATAAAGTGTATTAAAGAGATTAATGTGTATCGCTTAAATGATGAGTATTCTCAAAAAGCTAAAAGAGAAGGGTATTTGGCAAGGTCTGTGTACAAGTTGATAGAAATTAATGAAAAATTTTCTTTATTTTCTTATGGTAATGTTTTAGATATTGGTGCATCACCGGGTAGTTTTTCTCAATATGCTTATAAAAAGCTTAAAAGAGGCGTTCTTGTGGCTGTTGACATTAATGATATTACTCTTAGATATGTTGATAATTTTTATTTTATAAAGGGGGATGTATTTTCATATGATACAGTTTTTAAAATTAATACCCTTGGACCTTATAGTCTTGTAATTAGTGATGCGGCTCCTAGAACTAGTGGAAATAGACTTATAGATACTAGTAATTCTTTTAATTTAAGCATGAAAATAATAGATTTATCCCTTGAGGTTTTACTTAAAAAAGGAAATTTACTTGTTAAAGTTTTCCAGGGGGGAGATGAAGTGCAAATTTTTAAAAAATTTGAAAAATATTTTAAATTTGTAAAAAAAATTAGGCCCAAAGCTGTAAGGAAAAATTCTTTTGAAATTTATTTTTTGGGTAAAAGTTTTGGAAAGTAGTAAGTTAATCAAATTGCTATAAGTAGCAATTTAAAGGTATAAAATATGTTTAGAAAAGAGATATTTGAAGATAGGAAATCTCAGCTACAAGTTGCAGGTTTTAAAATAGGCAAAGAAAGTTATGGGGTGTCAATAGAGCATATTAGAGAAATTATTAAAGTTCCAGCAGAAGGGGTTTATGCTATACCAAATGTTCCTGAATATATTATAGGTATTTATAATCTTAGAGGCAATATTATTCCTCTAATCAATTTAAATATTAAATTTGGAGTTCCCTCTATTTCAATAACAGAAGAAGATATGCTTTTAACAGGATATTTAATAGTTAAGATTAAAAATAAACTTTTAGGTATTTTTGTTGATAGGGTTCTTAAAGTTATTAGCTTTAATGATTCTAGGATTCAAGAGCCTCCTGCTACTTTGCAAACTTTAGATAGAAAATATATATCTGGAGTTGTGAAGCTTGAAGAGGCTGATAATCTTGAGAGTGAATATTTAGTATTAATTGATATTGCAAAGATTTTTGACAAATGTGAATTTGACGACATTCCCTATAAAGATCAACATGAAGAATAAGGTTCTTCTTTGCATTAATACCTTAAAGTCAGGAGCTAGTATTTTAGGAAATGATATTAGAGTTTATTTAGAAACTAGGTATTTTGTTGAAGTGGTATTAATAGATGTTAGTAAACCTTTATTATCTTTTCCAAAAGAAAATTTTCTTTTTTTGATAACTTTAGGAGGAGATGGAACAGTTCTTTTAGCTGTTAATTTACTTCTTGAAAATAAAAATATTAATATTCCAATTATTTCAATTAATATGGGCAAGGTAGGGTTTTTAGCAGATATTAAGATTGAAGATTTTAAAAAAGTCATAGATAGATTTTTTAACAATTCTTTAGTTATTAATAAAAAATTTTTGCTTCATGTAACAGTTTGTCAGCATGGTAAAGATTTAATTTCTAAATATGCTTTAAACGATATTATTATTCGCTCAAGCGTTCTTAATAAAATGATTTTTGTAGATCTTAGGGTTAATTCTGAAAGTTTTTTATCATATAAAAGTGATGGGGTAATTGTCTCTACTCCAACAGGTTCAACGGGGTATTCTTTCTCAGCAGGGGGTCCTATTTTAGAAGCAGATCTTGAGGGATTTTTACTCACACCCATTTCTCCCCATTCTGTTTATAATCGTTCTTTTGTGTTTTCTAAATTAACCAAACTTTCTCTTTCTTTTTCAAAGGAATATTTTATAGCAGCAGCATCAATTTTTTTAGATGGTATTCATTTTGGTTCTTTTGGAGTTGATGTTGTTTTTGAATTTGAAATTTCTTCTCAATGTTTGAATTTTGTTTCATTTTGTACAGATACTTTTGTTAAAAGATTGAAAAACAAATTATTATAAGCTTAATATTTTTTTAAATAGTTTTCTTTTTAATAAATATTGCTATTGATTTTTATTTAAATGTTTTTAATTAATCTAATCTTTAATGAGAC
It contains:
- a CDS encoding polyprenyl synthetase family protein — protein: MQNKLFLKNIEKNINNIFSTTNFINLFKDKDLKFTFKIKKKTLDYIKAPAIEIISRGGKRIRPMIMILLAYALGLKEKNTKLIYKLSLLLELPHSGSLIIDDIEDNSLKRRGASAIHLIYGIDNSINTGNLIYFLPAKLIERSNLKENQKLMIYENFFTTLSNLHLGQGIDIKFHNESYIPSIKEYISLVELKTASLFGMASFIAAILTNNEDKAKKIYSTFLKLGVYFQIIDDIKNIKNKINGKEFGDDLLEGKKSLPIIYFLQEKKDEPKIISKFNQIKNAKKPTAKKEIFKLTEMINSSKSIKNSTIIALKYLTEFKTELNLYPLTNRYKNLLIDIVEQIKEGI
- a CDS encoding tetratricopeptide repeat protein, which translates into the protein MKKTIITALFYGLITNIYPTTTSTLKPDEQASKYTIEQLYQKSMLLKNSKKYNKAIANLKKIISMDQNQVDAHLLLSELEYLNKNWKKAIIKSQDYLKIIDFKDKKNFLDISWAYFLIGEVENSMDYIIKFFQSGKELFKENIFIAIDALFKKSIYHFINNEDAAFNIMLTSTFQLAFNDDTLFIIFLNNLEIIKQIPFYYFNRKKIKELYLQINTLKTIQNTRCGT
- a CDS encoding SAM-dependent methyltransferase, translating into MYRLNDEYSQKAKREGYLARSVYKLIEINEKFSLFSYGNVLDIGASPGSFSQYAYKKLKRGVLVAVDINDITLRYVDNFYFIKGDVFSYDTVFKINTLGPYSLVISDAAPRTSGNRLIDTSNSFNLSMKIIDLSLEVLLKKGNLLVKVFQGGDEVQIFKKFEKYFKFVKKIRPKAVRKNSFEIYFLGKSFGK
- a CDS encoding NAD(+)/NADH kinase, which encodes MKNKVLLCINTLKSGASILGNDIRVYLETRYFVEVVLIDVSKPLLSFPKENFLFLITLGGDGTVLLAVNLLLENKNINIPIISINMGKVGFLADIKIEDFKKVIDRFFNNSLVINKKFLLHVTVCQHGKDLISKYALNDIIIRSSVLNKMIFVDLRVNSESFLSYKSDGVIVSTPTGSTGYSFSAGGPILEADLEGFLLTPISPHSVYNRSFVFSKLTKLSLSFSKEYFIAAASIFLDGIHFGSFGVDVVFEFEISSQCLNFVSFCTDTFVKRLKNKLL
- a CDS encoding ABC transporter permease; translated protein: MFGIFEQAIVFSYLALGVLYTEKIGLLNISIEGISYLSIFLTSFFIYFGYGIFMSTIFTLFISFLFGFFLSFIVKKNYDIFIAGIGINIFCYFFVDYLMKSNFNFIPSFTLNLSGNFEIIVFIVIFFIFLFITVYVINYSRIRAVFEFISSGNYEDILGEKISNRFKSFAIFVSIFTASLAGSFIAVNLNAYSYNLGLNNGWLAICILYIAFSNPLLIFPISFLIVFFEYQFFHTQEYINSYFSLSFSFYVAIIINILVSLIKKKDKS
- a CDS encoding chemotaxis protein CheW, with the translated sequence MFRKEIFEDRKSQLQVAGFKIGKESYGVSIEHIREIIKVPAEGVYAIPNVPEYIIGIYNLRGNIIPLINLNIKFGVPSISITEEDMLLTGYLIVKIKNKLLGIFVDRVLKVISFNDSRIQEPPATLQTLDRKYISGVVKLEEADNLESEYLVLIDIAKIFDKCEFDDIPYKDQHEE